Proteins from a genomic interval of Neisseria arctica:
- a CDS encoding OmpH family outer membrane protein, translating into MKANSCFVRWSMAAVMGCVLTAPALAAESLQKLGFINTERVYQESRQAQRIQTTLEKEFKDKQMSLQKLQKQGEALEKQLQEGKMQGAEREKVVRQLGELVQQFRMQQGKLAEEYNLRRNEEFAALQQSANRVIVDLAKKEGYDLILQDAVYVNSKFDITDSVIKALNAQ; encoded by the coding sequence ATGAAAGCAAATAGTTGTTTCGTCCGTTGGAGTATGGCAGCTGTTATGGGCTGTGTATTGACAGCTCCTGCTTTAGCAGCGGAGAGCCTTCAAAAACTCGGTTTTATCAATACCGAGCGGGTATATCAAGAATCACGTCAGGCGCAGCGCATTCAGACGACTTTGGAAAAAGAATTCAAAGACAAACAAATGTCACTCCAGAAGTTGCAAAAGCAAGGTGAAGCTTTGGAGAAACAATTACAAGAAGGTAAGATGCAAGGTGCGGAGCGTGAAAAAGTCGTTCGCCAGTTAGGAGAGCTGGTTCAACAGTTCCGCATGCAGCAAGGCAAGTTGGCCGAAGAATATAACTTGCGCCGAAATGAGGAATTTGCCGCTTTGCAGCAAAGTGCCAACCGGGTGATTGTCGATCTGGCTAAAAAAGAAGGTTATGACCTGATTTTGCAGGATGCGGTATATGTAAACAGTAAGTTTGATATTACCGACAGCGTGATTAAAGCACTTAATGCTCAATAA
- the bamA gene encoding outer membrane protein assembly factor BamA produces the protein MKLKHLTATLMMLSLSPLALADFTIQDIRVEGLQRTEPSTVFNYLPVKVGDTFTNAKSEEIIKTLYATGFFDDVRVETMGDQVLLTVVERPTISTLNISGAKMLPSNAIQQNFAAMGLAQSQPFSQATLNQAVASLKQEYISRGKQSVEITTEVNRLARNRVAVDVKINEGASTKITDISFEGNERYSDRKLRNQMSLSEGGLWTWLTKSNQFNEQKFSQDLERVTEFYHNNGYFDFRILNADVQTNDDKTKQTINVTVHEGERYRWGKVQIEGDTRDVPKEELYKLLTMKEGRWYERERMVNSLQAIQTAMGSAGYAFSEVNVQPVPNPETRVVDFVLHVEPGRKIYVNEINITGNNKTRDEVVRRELRQMESAPYDTSKLQRSKERVELLGYFDNVQFDARPVAGTPDQVDLNMSVNERSTGSLDLSAGWVQDTGLVMSLGVAQDNLFGTGKSVSARASRSKTTQNASLSFTDPYFTPDGVSLGYDLYGRVYDPRKASSSSQQYKTTTFGAGIRMGVPVTEYDRVNFNLGAENLTVNTYTGAPKRYKDFIKQYGEGTEGIGKFKGWILKGGVGWGRNKTDNALWPTRGYITGVNLNGGLPGGDLQYYSLTHNQTWFFPLNKDFTLMLGGEVGYANGYGKTKELPFFENYYGGGLGSVRGYESGSLGPKVYDDDGDKISYGGNKKANVSAELLFPMPGVKDSRTVRLSAFADAGSVWDGKTYGGTGSSTTNSDYKVNNVSQSVYGKEAHRSTFKEELRYSAGVAVTWLSPLGPMKFSYAYPLNKKDSDEIQRFQFQLGTTF, from the coding sequence ATGAAACTGAAACACCTTACCGCAACCTTGATGATGCTGAGCCTTTCGCCGCTGGCATTGGCCGATTTTACTATTCAGGATATCCGCGTCGAAGGTTTGCAGCGGACCGAGCCGAGCACGGTATTCAACTATCTGCCGGTAAAAGTCGGCGATACCTTCACCAATGCCAAGAGTGAGGAAATTATCAAAACCCTCTACGCGACTGGTTTTTTCGATGATGTGCGTGTCGAGACGATGGGTGATCAGGTATTGTTGACCGTGGTAGAGCGTCCGACTATCAGTACGCTTAATATTAGTGGTGCGAAAATGTTGCCTAGCAACGCCATTCAACAAAATTTTGCCGCTATGGGTTTGGCCCAATCACAACCTTTTAGCCAAGCAACTTTGAATCAGGCGGTAGCCAGCTTAAAACAGGAATATATCAGTCGTGGCAAACAGTCTGTTGAGATTACGACTGAAGTAAACCGTTTGGCGCGTAACCGTGTTGCGGTTGACGTTAAAATCAATGAGGGAGCTAGTACCAAAATTACTGATATCAGCTTTGAGGGTAACGAGCGTTATTCAGATCGCAAACTGCGTAATCAAATGTCACTTAGTGAAGGTGGTTTGTGGACATGGTTAACCAAGAGCAATCAGTTCAATGAGCAGAAATTTTCACAAGATTTGGAGCGTGTAACCGAATTTTATCATAATAACGGTTATTTCGATTTCCGCATACTTAATGCCGATGTGCAAACCAATGATGATAAAACCAAGCAGACCATCAATGTGACGGTACATGAGGGTGAGCGTTATCGTTGGGGTAAGGTACAGATTGAGGGCGACACTCGAGATGTGCCGAAAGAAGAGTTGTATAAACTGCTGACTATGAAAGAAGGCCGTTGGTACGAACGTGAGCGCATGGTCAACAGCTTACAGGCAATTCAGACGGCTATGGGTAGTGCGGGATATGCTTTTAGTGAAGTAAATGTACAGCCGGTGCCGAATCCCGAAACCCGAGTGGTAGATTTTGTGTTGCATGTAGAACCGGGGCGTAAGATTTACGTAAATGAAATCAACATTACCGGTAACAATAAAACCCGAGATGAAGTAGTACGTCGTGAGTTGCGCCAAATGGAGTCGGCACCTTACGATACCTCTAAGTTGCAACGTTCGAAAGAGCGAGTTGAATTGCTGGGCTATTTTGATAACGTCCAATTTGATGCCCGCCCCGTAGCCGGCACGCCGGATCAAGTAGATTTGAACATGTCGGTTAATGAACGTTCTACCGGTTCCCTCGATTTAAGTGCCGGTTGGGTTCAGGATACAGGTTTGGTAATGTCGCTGGGTGTGGCTCAGGATAACTTATTCGGTACGGGTAAATCTGTATCTGCTCGGGCTTCGCGCAGTAAAACTACCCAAAACGCTTCATTATCATTTACCGATCCTTATTTCACACCCGATGGCGTGAGCTTGGGTTATGATCTTTACGGGCGTGTTTATGACCCGCGTAAAGCCTCCTCAAGCTCCCAGCAATATAAAACTACCACTTTCGGTGCCGGTATCAGAATGGGTGTGCCGGTTACGGAGTATGACCGTGTTAACTTTAATTTAGGTGCAGAAAACCTGACGGTAAACACTTATACCGGGGCACCGAAGCGTTATAAAGACTTTATTAAACAGTATGGTGAAGGTACCGAAGGTATCGGTAAATTCAAAGGCTGGATTCTTAAAGGCGGTGTAGGTTGGGGACGCAATAAAACAGATAATGCATTATGGCCGACCCGCGGCTACATTACCGGCGTGAATCTGAACGGTGGATTGCCAGGTGGAGACCTACAATACTATAGCCTCACGCATAACCAAACCTGGTTCTTCCCGCTTAATAAAGATTTCACCCTGATGTTGGGGGGAGAAGTCGGTTATGCCAACGGTTATGGTAAAACCAAAGAATTACCGTTCTTTGAAAACTATTACGGTGGTGGTTTGGGTTCTGTACGCGGATATGAAAGTGGTTCGCTCGGTCCGAAAGTTTATGATGATGACGGTGATAAAATCAGTTACGGTGGTAATAAAAAGGCTAACGTTTCTGCTGAATTGCTGTTCCCGATGCCGGGCGTTAAAGATTCCCGTACTGTCCGTTTAAGCGCATTTGCCGATGCGGGCAGTGTTTGGGACGGTAAAACATACGGGGGTACCGGCAGTTCTACGACTAATAGCGATTATAAAGTCAATAATGTATCGCAAAGCGTATACGGCAAAGAAGCACACCGTTCTACTTTCAAAGAAGAGCTGCGCTATTCTGCAGGTGTTGCTGTAACGTGGTTGTCGCCTTTAGGCCCGATGAAGTTTAGTTATGCTTATCCGCTGAATAAAAAAGATAGCGACGAGATCCAACGGTTCCAATTCCAGCTCGGCACTACATTCTAA
- the rseP gene encoding RIP metalloprotease RseP has product MTILAFIVAILILVSLHEFGHYAVARLFGVKVLRFSVGFGKPFYKKKRGDTEWCLAPIPLGGYVKMVDTREGPVPEADLPYAFDKQHPAKRIAIVAAGPLTNLLLAVLFYGLSFSFGVTEIRPYVGMVEPASIAAKAGFQPGDKILSVNGTKVKDWTDAQAEIVLNLEAGQVAVDVQTENATNATRTIDVAGTQAAKNVAKQEGNIGFVPFKLTNKIGLVAPNSPAERAGLKKGDVLLAADGRELSDWRDWVVLFRNSPGKNLEITYGRDGAVAKTQLRPDSEMSANGMLSGKVGVAAERDKAWDEKIRHQYMPSIGEAFAMGTEKMWNYSVMTVKFFGKLLTGQASTSHISGPLTIADVAGRTAAMGLQSYLEFLALVSVSLGVLNLLPIPVLDGGHLVYYTAEWIRGKPLSERIQMLGLRLGMAAMLMLMLVAFFNDITRLLG; this is encoded by the coding sequence TTGACTATTTTAGCTTTTATTGTTGCTATTTTGATTTTGGTGAGCCTGCATGAATTTGGCCACTATGCCGTTGCACGCCTGTTTGGCGTGAAAGTATTGCGGTTTAGTGTCGGATTCGGCAAGCCGTTTTATAAGAAAAAGCGGGGAGATACCGAATGGTGCCTGGCACCGATTCCGTTGGGTGGTTATGTCAAAATGGTCGACACCCGGGAAGGCCCGGTGCCAGAAGCCGACTTGCCCTACGCTTTCGACAAACAGCACCCGGCAAAGCGTATCGCGATTGTAGCAGCCGGCCCGCTTACTAATTTACTGTTGGCAGTATTGTTTTACGGTTTGAGCTTCTCATTCGGCGTTACAGAAATACGCCCGTATGTAGGTATGGTCGAGCCGGCAAGTATTGCTGCAAAAGCAGGCTTTCAGCCTGGCGACAAAATTCTGTCGGTAAACGGTACCAAAGTGAAAGATTGGACGGATGCTCAAGCAGAAATAGTCTTGAATTTGGAAGCAGGCCAGGTTGCCGTAGATGTGCAAACAGAAAATGCTACTAACGCCACACGCACGATTGATGTTGCAGGTACGCAGGCTGCTAAAAATGTGGCAAAGCAGGAAGGCAATATCGGCTTCGTACCGTTTAAGTTAACCAATAAAATCGGTTTGGTTGCGCCTAACAGCCCTGCTGAGCGCGCAGGCTTGAAAAAAGGCGACGTTTTACTTGCTGCTGATGGTCGCGAGTTATCCGACTGGAGAGACTGGGTGGTATTGTTTCGGAACAGCCCGGGTAAAAACCTAGAGATTACATACGGTCGTGATGGTGCTGTCGCCAAAACCCAATTGCGCCCTGATTCGGAGATGTCCGCTAACGGAATGTTGTCGGGTAAAGTAGGCGTAGCTGCAGAGCGGGATAAAGCGTGGGATGAAAAAATCCGCCATCAATATATGCCCAGCATTGGAGAAGCCTTTGCAATGGGTACTGAAAAGATGTGGAATTACTCGGTAATGACAGTAAAATTTTTCGGTAAATTGCTGACAGGCCAAGCTTCAACCAGTCACATTTCCGGGCCGCTGACGATTGCCGATGTTGCCGGACGTACGGCAGCTATGGGTTTGCAAAGTTATTTGGAATTTTTAGCACTGGTAAGCGTTAGCTTAGGTGTATTGAATTTATTGCCGATTCCGGTTTTGGACGGCGGTCACTTGGTGTATTATACCGCCGAGTGGATAAGAGGTAAGCCCTTGAGCGAGCGCATTCAAATGTTGGGTTTGCGCTTGGGCATGGCAGCAATGCTGATGCTGATGCTGGTGGCTTTCTTTAACGACATTACCCGTTTGCTTGGATAA
- the ispC gene encoding 1-deoxy-D-xylulose-5-phosphate reductoisomerase: MTRQVLTVLGSTGSIGESTLDVVARHPDKFRIFALAGHKQVQKLAEQCLAFRPQYAVVADAEHASQLSQRLIEVHCETEVLYGRQALIDVAEAEEVTAVMAAIVGAAGLPSALAAARAGKTIYLANKETLVVSGALFMQTAKDSGAWVLPVDSEHNAIYQVLPTNYRGGLDEHGIRSIILTASGGPFLNTDLADFVSITPAQAVKHPNWSMGQKISVDSATMMNKGLELIEAHWLFQCPPDRLEVVIHPQSVIHSMVRYLDGSVLAQMGTPDMRTPIAYCLGLPERIESGVDALDFGSLGGLTFSKPDFVRFPCLKLAYDAMYAGGGAPCVLNAANEEAVAAFLQSKIRFTDIAQVVEHCLQQEFSDGLNDLDGLLAQDTETRSHAQQYISGLQG, from the coding sequence ATGACCCGACAAGTCTTAACCGTTTTGGGAAGTACCGGCAGCATCGGTGAGAGTACGCTTGATGTAGTGGCACGACATCCCGACAAATTTCGTATTTTTGCTTTGGCCGGCCACAAACAGGTACAGAAATTAGCCGAACAATGTTTGGCCTTTCGCCCTCAATACGCCGTGGTGGCGGATGCCGAACATGCTTCACAGCTCTCGCAACGATTGATTGAGGTGCACTGTGAAACTGAGGTATTGTATGGTCGACAGGCTTTAATTGATGTTGCAGAAGCAGAAGAGGTCACTGCGGTGATGGCTGCGATTGTTGGAGCGGCAGGACTACCGTCGGCATTGGCTGCCGCCCGTGCAGGCAAGACTATTTATCTGGCTAATAAAGAAACCTTGGTTGTGTCCGGTGCCCTGTTTATGCAGACGGCCAAAGATAGTGGCGCCTGGGTTTTGCCGGTCGATAGCGAGCATAATGCTATTTACCAAGTATTGCCGACGAATTATCGGGGCGGATTGGATGAACACGGGATACGGTCAATCATCCTGACTGCTTCGGGCGGCCCTTTTTTAAATACCGATTTGGCTGATTTTGTAAGTATTACGCCGGCTCAAGCAGTGAAGCATCCTAACTGGAGCATGGGACAGAAGATTTCGGTAGATTCAGCCACTATGATGAATAAGGGCTTAGAGCTGATTGAGGCGCATTGGTTATTCCAATGCCCGCCCGACAGACTCGAAGTCGTAATTCACCCGCAAAGTGTGATTCACAGTATGGTACGCTATTTGGATGGTTCGGTACTGGCACAAATGGGAACTCCTGATATGCGAACGCCGATAGCCTATTGTTTGGGATTGCCTGAGCGTATCGAGTCGGGTGTGGATGCTTTGGATTTCGGTAGTTTAGGCGGTTTGACTTTTAGCAAGCCCGACTTTGTCCGATTTCCTTGTTTGAAATTGGCCTATGATGCAATGTATGCGGGCGGTGGTGCGCCGTGCGTGTTGAATGCCGCTAATGAAGAGGCAGTAGCCGCTTTTTTGCAGAGTAAGATCCGCTTTACTGATATTGCACAAGTAGTGGAACATTGTTTACAGCAGGAATTTTCAGACGGCCTAAATGATTTGGACGGTTTGTTGGCGCAGGATACGGAAACCCGTTCCCACGCGCAACAATATATTTCCGGTTTGCAGGGTTAA
- a CDS encoding phosphatidate cytidylyltransferase, with the protein MLKQRVITALILLPLMLGMLFYASDVFWALFSGLIALLALWEYTRMSGFSGEQNHRYLGFTALFGVVAYAGNWVLPPIVWLAVLLFWLVAMPLWLIKKWKLQANWKAYSVGWILMVPFWFALVTLRPSTEAATSLLAVMGLVWIADIAAYFCGKAFGKRKLAPAISPGKSWEGAIGGALCVAVYLTLVMNAGWLAFDTSWIGTICIGLILTVVSVGGDLLESWLKRSAGIKDSSNLLPGHGGVFDRVDSLIAVLSVYAAMTVLFA; encoded by the coding sequence ATGTTAAAACAACGTGTGATTACTGCTCTAATATTGCTGCCCCTTATGCTGGGTATGCTGTTTTATGCTTCCGATGTGTTTTGGGCGTTATTTTCAGGGCTGATTGCGTTGCTGGCTTTGTGGGAATATACCCGTATGAGCGGCTTTAGCGGCGAGCAAAACCATCGTTATTTGGGTTTTACCGCACTATTCGGTGTGGTTGCTTATGCCGGTAATTGGGTTCTGCCACCAATAGTCTGGTTGGCTGTATTGTTGTTCTGGTTGGTTGCCATGCCGTTATGGCTGATTAAAAAATGGAAGCTACAGGCAAATTGGAAAGCTTACAGCGTAGGCTGGATATTGATGGTCCCCTTCTGGTTTGCATTGGTTACCTTGCGGCCGAGTACAGAAGCCGCAACTTCGCTACTGGCTGTGATGGGTTTGGTATGGATTGCGGATATCGCCGCATATTTTTGTGGTAAAGCATTCGGTAAGCGCAAGCTTGCGCCTGCTATCAGCCCGGGAAAAAGTTGGGAAGGGGCAATCGGTGGCGCGTTATGTGTGGCCGTTTATTTGACATTGGTAATGAATGCAGGTTGGTTGGCTTTCGATACTTCTTGGATAGGCACAATTTGTATTGGTTTGATACTGACGGTAGTCAGCGTAGGGGGCGACTTGTTGGAAAGTTGGTTGAAACGTTCTGCCGGTATTAAAGACAGTAGTAACCTGCTGCCCGGACACGGCGGCGTATTTGATCGTGTCGACAGCTTAATTGCAGTATTGAGCGTTTATGCTGCAATGACAGTATTATTCGCATAA
- a CDS encoding isoprenyl transferase, with the protein MSSSSTQTILEHTQIPRHIAVIMDGNGRWAKKRLLPRVMGHKKGLNALENMVKRCAALGVRHLTVFAFSTENWRRPEEEVSFLMGLFLQALQKQVVRLHENNMRLRVIGDRSRFNVEIIRGIDQAEALTANNTGLTLAIAADYGGRWDILQAANKLIAEGAGEITEEGLARHLMLGGAPEPDLFIRTGGETRISNFLLWQLAYTELYFTDTLWPDFDDAAIDMAIASYQTRERRFGRTSEQLPPEQQRGE; encoded by the coding sequence ATGAGCAGTAGTAGTACGCAAACCATACTCGAGCACACACAAATTCCGCGCCATATCGCCGTGATTATGGATGGTAATGGCCGCTGGGCAAAAAAACGTCTGCTGCCGCGTGTAATGGGGCATAAAAAGGGATTAAATGCGCTTGAGAATATGGTAAAGCGTTGTGCTGCTTTAGGTGTACGGCATTTAACTGTTTTTGCGTTTTCTACCGAAAATTGGCGGCGCCCGGAAGAAGAGGTTTCTTTTCTGATGGGGCTGTTTTTACAGGCTTTGCAAAAACAAGTGGTGCGTTTGCATGAAAACAATATGCGGCTTCGTGTGATTGGGGATCGTAGCCGGTTTAATGTCGAGATTATCCGCGGTATCGATCAGGCAGAAGCACTGACTGCCAACAATACAGGGTTAACCTTGGCTATTGCCGCGGATTATGGCGGCCGATGGGATATCCTTCAGGCGGCTAATAAATTAATTGCAGAAGGAGCCGGGGAGATTACCGAAGAAGGTTTGGCGCGCCATTTGATGTTGGGCGGCGCGCCTGAACCGGACTTATTTATCCGAACCGGCGGAGAAACGCGCATCAGTAATTTTCTTTTATGGCAGTTGGCCTATACCGAGCTATATTTTACCGACACTTTATGGCCTGACTTTGACGATGCCGCCATAGATATGGCGATTGCTTCCTACCAAACCCGAGAGCGTCGCTTCGGCCGGACATCAGAGCAACTGCCGCCCGAGCAACAAAGGGGAGAATAG
- the frr gene encoding ribosome recycling factor, producing MINEIQKTAESKMQRSFEVLKENLAKVRTGRAHTGLLDQVEVEYYGSPVPVSQVANVTLIDARTIGVKPFESNMAAPIEKAIRDSNLGLNPASVGDLIRVPMPMLTEERRKDLIKVVRGEAEEGRVAIRNVRRDANNDFKRMLKDKEVSEDDARRAEEQIQKLTDKYIAEVDKLLAVKEEDLMAI from the coding sequence ATGATTAATGAAATTCAAAAAACTGCTGAAAGCAAAATGCAGCGTTCATTCGAAGTATTGAAAGAAAACTTGGCTAAGGTTCGCACCGGTCGCGCCCATACCGGCTTGCTTGATCAAGTAGAAGTGGAGTATTACGGAAGCCCTGTGCCTGTCAGCCAAGTAGCCAATGTAACTTTGATCGATGCACGCACTATCGGAGTCAAACCTTTTGAAAGCAATATGGCCGCTCCCATTGAAAAGGCTATCCGTGATTCAAACTTAGGCTTAAATCCTGCTTCTGTGGGCGATTTGATCCGTGTGCCGATGCCTATGCTGACCGAAGAGCGCCGTAAAGACCTGATTAAAGTAGTGCGTGGAGAAGCAGAGGAAGGACGCGTGGCCATCCGCAATGTGCGCCGTGATGCGAATAATGATTTCAAACGTATGCTGAAAGATAAAGAAGTATCGGAAGATGATGCACGCCGCGCCGAAGAGCAGATCCAAAAATTGACCGATAAATATATCGCCGAGGTTGATAAACTTCTTGCCGTTAAAGAAGAAGATCTGATGGCTATTTAA
- the pyrH gene encoding UMP kinase: MTQQTKYKRVLLKLSGEALQGQDAFGINRETIMQIVGQVKEIIDMGVQVGVVIGGGNIFRGVATQAQGMDRATADYMGMMATVMNALALKDAFESLGVKARVQSALSMQQIAETYARPKAIQYLEEGKVVIFAAGTGNPFFTTDTAASLRGAEMNCDIMLKATNVDGVYTADPKKDPSATRYQTITFDEAISKNLRVMDATAFALCREQKLNIVVFAIAKEGALKRVIQGEDEGTLVHY; this comes from the coding sequence ATGACTCAGCAAACCAAATACAAACGCGTTTTATTGAAACTTTCAGGTGAAGCATTGCAAGGTCAAGATGCTTTCGGCATCAACCGCGAAACCATCATGCAGATTGTCGGACAGGTAAAAGAAATAATCGATATGGGAGTACAGGTCGGCGTGGTAATTGGCGGCGGTAATATTTTCCGTGGTGTGGCGACTCAAGCACAAGGTATGGATAGGGCAACAGCCGATTATATGGGCATGATGGCTACGGTGATGAATGCCTTGGCTTTGAAGGATGCCTTCGAATCACTAGGTGTAAAAGCCCGTGTGCAGTCTGCACTTTCTATGCAGCAAATAGCTGAAACTTATGCCCGTCCGAAAGCCATCCAATACTTGGAAGAAGGGAAAGTGGTTATCTTTGCCGCGGGTACTGGTAATCCTTTCTTTACTACCGATACGGCAGCTTCTTTGCGCGGTGCCGAAATGAACTGCGATATCATGTTGAAAGCGACAAATGTTGATGGGGTTTATACGGCTGATCCGAAAAAAGACCCAAGTGCAACGCGTTACCAAACCATCACATTTGATGAGGCTATCAGCAAAAATCTGCGCGTTATGGATGCGACGGCTTTTGCCTTATGCCGTGAGCAAAAGCTCAATATTGTCGTGTTTGCTATTGCTAAAGAAGGTGCGCTCAAGCGTGTGATTCAAGGCGAAGATGAAGGCACTTTGGTACATTATTAA
- the tsf gene encoding translation elongation factor Ts — MSAITAKMVADLRAATGLGMMECKKALVEAEGNMEKAEEILRIKSGAKAGKLAGRTAAEGVLAYAIEGNVGVLVEVNCETDFVAKDAGFVAFANSVAKTAAEKKPATLEELSALVEEERKAIIAKLGENMSVRRFEIIETDNNLTAYIHGALATEGVLVEYKGAEDVARKVGMHIVAAKPQCVSESEVDAETVEKERRIYTQQAIESGKPADIAEKMVEGRIKKFLAEVTLNGQAFVMNPDQTVAQFLKENGAEVVRFVRYKVGDGIEKKEVDYAAEVAAAAKV; from the coding sequence ATGTCTGCAATTACCGCAAAAATGGTTGCCGATTTGCGTGCCGCTACCGGTTTGGGCATGATGGAATGCAAAAAAGCCTTGGTTGAAGCCGAAGGCAATATGGAAAAAGCCGAAGAAATCCTGCGTATTAAATCTGGTGCGAAAGCCGGTAAATTGGCTGGTCGTACTGCTGCCGAAGGCGTATTGGCTTATGCTATAGAAGGTAATGTCGGCGTATTGGTTGAAGTAAACTGCGAAACCGACTTCGTTGCCAAAGATGCAGGCTTTGTGGCATTTGCTAATTCAGTAGCAAAAACTGCTGCTGAGAAAAAACCGGCTACTTTGGAAGAGCTGAGTGCCTTGGTAGAAGAAGAGCGTAAAGCAATTATTGCCAAATTGGGTGAAAATATGTCTGTACGCCGCTTTGAAATTATCGAAACCGATAATAACCTGACTGCTTACATCCATGGTGCATTGGCTACCGAAGGTGTATTGGTTGAATACAAAGGTGCCGAAGATGTAGCCCGTAAAGTGGGCATGCACATTGTTGCTGCTAAGCCGCAATGTGTATCTGAAAGCGAAGTGGATGCGGAAACCGTTGAAAAAGAGCGTCGTATTTACACCCAACAAGCTATCGAATCAGGAAAACCTGCCGATATCGCAGAAAAAATGGTAGAAGGCCGCATCAAGAAATTCTTGGCTGAAGTGACTCTGAACGGCCAAGCTTTCGTGATGAATCCTGATCAAACCGTAGCTCAATTCTTGAAAGAGAACGGCGCTGAAGTTGTGCGTTTTGTGCGTTACAAAGTAGGTGACGGTATTGAGAAAAAAGAAGTGGATTACGCTGCTGAAGTAGCTGCTGCTGCCAAAGTGTAA
- the rpsB gene encoding 30S ribosomal protein S2 — MSQVTMRQMLEAGVHFGHQTRYWNPKMEQYIFGARNKIHIVNLEKTLPLFQEAQDVVRRLVANKGTVLFVGTKRQARDIIREEATRAGMPFVDHRWLGGMLTNYKTVKQSIKRLEEKSAILEKAAESGFNKKEILDMQREVEKLERSLGGIKDMKGLPDAIFVIDTGYQKGTLVEAEKLGIPVIAVVDTNNSPDGVKHVIPGNDDSAKAIRLYCRGIADAVLEGKNQAVQETVAAAQAAAEQTAE, encoded by the coding sequence ATGTCTCAAGTTACTATGCGCCAAATGCTGGAAGCAGGCGTTCACTTCGGCCACCAAACCCGTTACTGGAATCCGAAAATGGAACAATACATTTTCGGTGCCCGCAATAAAATCCATATCGTAAACTTGGAAAAAACCTTGCCGTTGTTCCAAGAAGCACAAGACGTGGTACGCCGTTTGGTAGCCAATAAAGGTACCGTATTGTTCGTAGGTACCAAACGCCAGGCGCGTGACATCATCCGCGAAGAAGCTACCCGTGCCGGTATGCCTTTCGTAGATCACCGTTGGTTGGGCGGTATGTTGACCAACTACAAAACCGTTAAACAATCTATCAAACGCTTGGAAGAGAAATCAGCCATCTTGGAAAAAGCTGCCGAAAGCGGCTTTAATAAGAAAGAAATTCTCGACATGCAGCGCGAAGTTGAAAAACTGGAGCGCTCTTTGGGCGGTATCAAAGATATGAAAGGTTTGCCGGATGCGATTTTCGTAATCGATACCGGTTACCAAAAAGGTACTTTGGTAGAAGCCGAAAAATTGGGTATTCCAGTGATTGCCGTTGTTGATACCAACAACAGCCCTGACGGTGTGAAACACGTTATCCCGGGTAACGATGACTCTGCCAAAGCTATCCGTCTGTATTGCCGCGGTATTGCCGATGCAGTATTGGAAGGCAAAAACCAAGCCGTACAGGAAACCGTTGCAGCTGCTCAAGCTGCTGCCGAGCAGACTGCCGAATAA